A stretch of Geobacter sp. DNA encodes these proteins:
- a CDS encoding pyridoxine 5'-phosphate synthase, with product MARLGVNIDHVATIRQARGGAEPDPVAAAVMAELAGADGITIHLREDRRHIQDRDLKLLRQTIQTRLNLEMAVTQEMIGIASTVKPDICTLVPEKRQELTTEGGLDVRLALEQVGEAVDRLHDGGIMVSLFIDPDSDQVKAASKSGADYIEIHTGSFAEAKSPKTENQELVRIENAIKLAQKLGLGINAGHGLNYANIKKIAALGGIEEFNIGHSIISRAVLVGLDRAVRDMIELIKYA from the coding sequence ATGGCTCGTCTGGGAGTGAACATCGATCATGTGGCTACCATTCGCCAGGCACGGGGTGGCGCGGAGCCTGATCCGGTTGCGGCGGCGGTCATGGCCGAACTGGCCGGTGCCGACGGCATTACCATCCATCTGCGCGAGGACCGGCGCCACATCCAGGACCGGGACCTGAAACTCCTGCGCCAGACCATACAGACGCGCCTCAACCTGGAGATGGCGGTCACCCAGGAGATGATCGGCATCGCCTCGACCGTGAAACCGGATATCTGTACCCTTGTCCCGGAAAAACGGCAGGAGTTGACGACCGAAGGTGGGCTGGACGTGCGCCTTGCCTTGGAACAGGTGGGAGAGGCAGTGGACCGGCTGCACGATGGCGGCATCATGGTGAGCCTGTTCATCGATCCCGACTCCGACCAGGTCAAGGCGGCGAGCAAAAGCGGCGCCGATTATATCGAGATCCACACCGGCAGTTTTGCCGAGGCTAAAAGCCCGAAAACCGAAAATCAGGAGCTGGTCCGGATAGAAAATGCCATCAAGCTCGCCCAGAAACTCGGGCTGGGCATCAATGCCGGGCACGGGCTCAACTACGCGAACATCAAAAAGATCGCTGCCTTGGGAGGCATCGAGGAGTTCAATATCGGGCATTCGATCATCTCCCGAGCCGTGCTGGTAGGTCTTGATCGTGCGGTCCGCGATATGATCGAGCTGATCAAGTATGCCTGA
- a CDS encoding phosphoglucosamine mutase yields the protein MKKLFGTDGVRGVANVYPMTTEMAMQLGRAAAYIFRDGSRRHRIVIGKDTRLSGYMIENALVAGICSMGVDVLQVGPLPTPGIAYITSSMRADAGVVISASHNPFQDNGIKFFFKDGFKLPDEMELRMEELIFSKKIDSLRPIATEVGKAYRIDDAVGRYVVFLKSTFPKDLDLAGMKIVLDCANGAAYKVAPAVLEELGAEVIAIGVKPSGTNINAGCGSLHPEVISEAVKEHRADLGIALDGDADRVIFVDEFGNEVDGDHIMAICATDLLKQKRLRKGTVVATVMSNMGLDIAVKRGGGKVVKTAVGDRYVVEEMRRGGYNLGGEQSGHMIFLDHNTTGDGTLTALQILAIMRRTGKPLSELAEVMIPLPQVLVNVRVADRKDIMTVPEVARLVNEIEGKLGDEGRILIRYSGTEPLLRIMLEGQDKYQITTWAKEIAEMVEKTMGGK from the coding sequence ATGAAAAAACTTTTCGGCACCGATGGCGTCAGGGGGGTGGCTAACGTCTATCCCATGACCACGGAGATGGCCATGCAACTCGGCAGGGCTGCTGCCTATATCTTCAGGGACGGCTCACGTCGCCACCGGATCGTTATCGGCAAGGATACCCGGCTTTCGGGGTACATGATCGAGAATGCCCTGGTGGCCGGCATCTGTTCCATGGGGGTCGATGTACTGCAGGTGGGGCCGCTGCCTACACCGGGGATTGCCTATATCACCTCTTCCATGCGGGCGGATGCCGGGGTGGTGATCTCCGCTTCGCACAACCCGTTCCAGGACAATGGGATCAAGTTCTTCTTCAAGGATGGGTTCAAGCTTCCCGACGAGATGGAACTGCGGATGGAAGAGCTGATCTTCTCGAAAAAGATCGACTCGCTGCGACCCATTGCCACGGAGGTGGGCAAGGCCTACCGGATCGACGATGCGGTCGGCCGCTACGTGGTCTTTCTCAAAAGCACCTTTCCCAAGGATCTGGATCTGGCCGGAATGAAGATCGTCCTCGACTGCGCCAACGGAGCAGCCTACAAAGTCGCGCCGGCGGTTCTGGAAGAACTGGGAGCCGAGGTGATCGCCATCGGAGTGAAACCCTCAGGGACCAACATCAATGCCGGATGCGGCTCACTCCATCCCGAGGTGATCAGCGAGGCAGTGAAAGAACACCGGGCAGACCTGGGTATCGCCCTCGACGGTGACGCCGACCGGGTGATCTTTGTGGACGAATTCGGCAATGAGGTGGACGGCGATCATATCATGGCCATCTGCGCCACTGACCTTCTGAAGCAGAAGAGACTCCGCAAGGGGACGGTGGTTGCCACGGTGATGAGCAACATGGGGCTCGACATCGCCGTCAAGAGGGGAGGGGGCAAGGTCGTCAAGACCGCAGTCGGCGACCGCTACGTGGTGGAGGAGATGCGGCGCGGCGGCTATAATCTCGGCGGCGAACAGTCGGGGCACATGATCTTCCTCGATCACAACACGACCGGTGACGGTACTCTTACCGCCCTGCAGATTCTGGCCATCATGCGTCGTACCGGCAAACCGCTTTCCGAACTGGCTGAGGTGATGATTCCATTGCCGCAGGTGCTGGTCAACGTGCGCGTGGCAGACCGGAAGGATATCATGACCGTCCCCGAGGTTGCCCGGCTGGTCAATGAAATAGAAGGGAAACTCGGTGACGAAGGGCGCATTCTGATCCGGTATTCGGGAACCGAGCCGCTCCTGCGTATCATGCTGGAGGGGCAGGATAAATACCAGATCACCACCTGGGCAAAGGAGATTGCCGAGATGGTGGAGAAAACCATGGGAGGGAAGTAA
- a CDS encoding TIGR00159 family protein — protein MTDAPGQFSWLLSLLDIVLVSVVIYHFLLLLKGGGVALHLLFWLTIGCIVFLGARFTGLETLGWLLNAVLSASLLIVAIIFQHDIRRALLNFSRQRQRLSGLNEDTGELIDELLTAVESLSQKQIGALIVIERGMPLDSFLAVGTVIDAKVTSELISSIFLPYSPIHDGAVIIQGDKLTRAGCFLPLTENPEIGKHFGTRHRAAIGLTEVVDALVVVVSEETGRIALVCSGKILENLEIPFLRKELKRQLSGGRKR, from the coding sequence ATGACCGATGCTCCGGGACAATTCAGCTGGCTCTTAAGCCTCCTCGACATCGTACTCGTTTCGGTGGTCATCTATCATTTTCTCCTGCTTCTCAAGGGGGGTGGCGTTGCCCTGCACCTGCTCTTCTGGCTTACGATCGGCTGTATCGTTTTCCTGGGCGCGCGTTTTACCGGGCTGGAAACGCTCGGCTGGCTGCTGAACGCAGTCTTGTCCGCAAGCCTGCTGATTGTGGCCATTATCTTCCAGCACGATATCAGGCGCGCACTGCTGAACTTCAGCCGGCAGCGGCAGCGGCTCTCCGGCCTGAACGAGGATACCGGTGAACTGATCGACGAACTGCTCACGGCTGTCGAGTCGCTCTCTCAAAAACAGATCGGCGCCCTGATCGTCATCGAGCGGGGAATGCCCCTGGACAGCTTCCTGGCGGTGGGGACCGTCATCGACGCAAAGGTGACCAGCGAGCTGATTTCATCCATATTTCTCCCGTATTCGCCCATTCACGATGGCGCCGTCATTATCCAGGGTGACAAGCTGACCAGGGCAGGGTGTTTCCTCCCCCTGACCGAAAATCCTGAAATTGGCAAACATTTCGGCACCCGGCACCGGGCCGCGATCGGCCTGACCGAGGTGGTCGATGCGCTGGTGGTCGTCGTATCCGAGGAGACGGGGCGGATAGCACTCGTCTGCAGCGGCAAGATTCTGGAAAACCTTGAGATACCCTTTTTGCGCAAGGAGTTGAAACGCCAACTGTCCGGAGGGCGAAAGCGATGA
- the folP gene encoding dihydropteroate synthase encodes MSLHGSIWRCGDRTLDLGRRPCIMGILNVTPDSFSDGGSFLDLDRAVDHALLLEEEGAGIIDVGGESTRPFAEPLSEDDELRRVIPVVERLAGRLSIPISVDTYKASVARAAIAAGAEIINDISAFTFDPRMAEAVSASRAGVVLMHTRGRPGEMQVNTEYRNLIPEVVAFLDDALARAELAGIDRDRVVVDPGIGFGKDLRGNLEILRRLNEFSVLDRPILIGTSRKGFIGKLLNRDVGERQFGTAATVASAFLQGASIFRVHDVGAMRDVVLMMQAIRDGLPEPAP; translated from the coding sequence ATGTCCCTCCACGGTTCCATCTGGCGATGTGGGGATCGGACCCTGGATCTGGGGCGCCGCCCCTGCATCATGGGGATACTCAACGTCACCCCTGATTCCTTTTCAGATGGCGGCAGCTTTCTCGATCTGGATCGGGCAGTCGATCACGCCCTGTTGCTGGAAGAGGAGGGAGCCGGCATCATCGATGTCGGTGGGGAAAGCACCCGCCCCTTTGCCGAGCCCCTGTCCGAGGATGACGAGCTGCGGCGGGTGATCCCGGTGGTGGAACGCCTGGCCGGGCGACTTTCCATCCCGATCTCGGTGGATACATACAAGGCTTCCGTTGCCAGGGCGGCGATCGCTGCCGGGGCCGAGATCATCAACGACATCAGTGCCTTCACGTTTGACCCCCGTATGGCAGAGGCAGTGTCCGCATCGCGCGCCGGAGTCGTCCTCATGCATACCCGTGGACGACCGGGCGAGATGCAAGTCAATACGGAGTATCGCAACCTCATTCCCGAGGTCGTCGCGTTTCTCGATGATGCCCTGGCCCGTGCGGAATTGGCCGGGATCGACCGGGACCGGGTGGTCGTAGATCCGGGGATCGGTTTTGGCAAGGACCTTCGGGGCAATCTGGAAATCCTGCGCCGCCTCAACGAATTTTCGGTACTGGACCGGCCGATCCTTATAGGCACCTCGCGCAAGGGGTTCATCGGCAAGCTCCTCAATCGCGACGTTGGTGAAAGGCAGTTCGGCACGGCTGCCACGGTTGCTTCTGCCTTTTTGCAGGGAGCTTCCATCTTCAGGGTTCACGATGTCGGTGCCATGCGCGACGTGGTGCTGATGATGCAGGCCATACGGGACGGTCTTCCCGAGCCCGCTCCATAA
- the hflB gene encoding ATP-dependent zinc metalloprotease FtsH, with protein sequence MNQFYKNLALWLVISLMMILLFNLFNKPKPTSERLNYSEFITAVDTGKVSSVTIQGNDIIGKFSDGKEFRSFKPGDANLTTMLLEKKIAVTARPEEEKVSWFSIFISWFPLILLVGVWIFFMRQMQAGGGKAMSFGKSRAKLLTEAQGKITFEDVAGIEEAKEELEEIISFLKDPKKFTKLGGRIPKGVLLMGPPGTGKTLLARAIAGEAGVPFFSISGSDFVEMFVGVGASRVRDLFVQGKKSAPCIIFIDEIDAVGRHRGAGLGGGHDEREQTLNQLLVEMDGFESNEGVILIAATNRPDVLDPALLRPGRFDRQVVVPRPDVKGREMILKVHAKKVPLSPEVDLGVIARGTPGFSGADLSNVVNEAALLAARKNKTVVEMIDFDDAKDKVLMGVERRSMVISDDEKKNTAYHEAGHTLVARLIPGTDPVHKVSIIPRGRALGVTMQLPIEDKHSYTKESLLDRIAVLMGGRAAEEIIFNSMTTGAGNDIERATEIARKMVCEWGMSEKMGPVTFGKKDESIFLGRDMAMHKNYSEATAVEIDNEIRRIVDENYTRVVKLLTSHVELLHKLALELVEKENLTGEEVERIIKGEGLPVPSVPVADAAAAGETPTS encoded by the coding sequence TTGAACCAGTTTTACAAGAACCTCGCGCTCTGGTTGGTCATCAGTCTCATGATGATCCTGCTCTTCAACCTCTTCAACAAGCCGAAGCCTACCTCGGAGCGCCTTAACTACAGCGAGTTCATAACCGCTGTGGATACGGGGAAGGTCTCTTCGGTAACGATCCAGGGGAACGACATCATCGGCAAGTTCTCCGACGGCAAGGAGTTCAGAAGCTTCAAGCCGGGTGATGCCAACCTCACCACCATGCTGCTGGAGAAGAAGATTGCGGTCACTGCCCGGCCCGAGGAGGAGAAGGTTTCCTGGTTCTCCATCTTCATATCCTGGTTCCCGCTCATCCTGCTGGTAGGGGTCTGGATATTCTTCATGCGGCAGATGCAGGCGGGTGGCGGCAAGGCCATGTCATTCGGCAAGAGCCGCGCCAAACTGCTCACCGAGGCCCAGGGGAAGATCACCTTTGAGGATGTGGCAGGGATCGAAGAGGCGAAAGAGGAGCTGGAAGAGATCATCTCTTTTCTCAAGGATCCGAAGAAGTTCACCAAGCTTGGCGGGAGAATCCCCAAGGGGGTGCTCCTGATGGGACCTCCGGGTACCGGCAAGACTCTCTTGGCACGTGCGATTGCCGGTGAGGCGGGCGTGCCGTTCTTCTCCATTTCCGGTTCGGATTTCGTGGAGATGTTTGTCGGCGTCGGCGCGAGCCGGGTCCGCGACCTGTTTGTCCAGGGCAAAAAGAGCGCGCCATGCATCATCTTCATCGACGAGATCGATGCCGTGGGGCGGCATCGCGGTGCCGGCCTGGGTGGCGGTCATGACGAGCGGGAGCAGACGCTCAACCAGCTCCTGGTCGAGATGGACGGCTTCGAGTCCAATGAAGGGGTCATCCTTATCGCTGCAACCAACCGTCCCGACGTCCTTGATCCGGCGCTGCTCCGCCCTGGCCGTTTCGACCGCCAGGTCGTGGTGCCGCGACCCGATGTCAAGGGTCGGGAGATGATCCTGAAGGTCCATGCCAAGAAGGTTCCCCTGTCGCCCGAGGTTGACCTTGGGGTCATTGCCCGTGGAACGCCCGGCTTCTCTGGTGCCGACCTCTCCAACGTGGTGAACGAGGCTGCGCTTCTGGCTGCAAGAAAGAACAAGACCGTCGTGGAGATGATCGACTTCGACGATGCCAAGGACAAGGTTCTCATGGGGGTCGAGCGTCGGAGCATGGTCATCTCCGATGACGAAAAGAAGAATACTGCCTACCACGAGGCCGGTCATACCCTGGTTGCCAGGCTGATCCCCGGCACCGACCCGGTCCACAAGGTTTCCATCATCCCCCGCGGTCGCGCCCTCGGGGTGACCATGCAGCTCCCCATCGAGGACAAGCACAGCTACACCAAGGAGTCCCTGCTTGATCGCATTGCCGTCCTGATGGGTGGCCGTGCCGCAGAGGAGATCATCTTCAACTCCATGACCACCGGTGCCGGCAACGACATCGAGCGGGCCACGGAGATCGCCCGCAAGATGGTCTGCGAATGGGGCATGAGCGAAAAGATGGGGCCGGTCACCTTTGGCAAGAAGGACGAGTCGATCTTCCTCGGCCGCGACATGGCCATGCACAAGAACTACAGTGAAGCGACGGCAGTGGAGATCGACAACGAGATCCGGCGGATCGTGGACGAGAATTATACCAGGGTGGTGAAACTGCTGACATCCCACGTCGAGTTGCTGCATAAGCTCGCACTGGAACTCGTCGAGAAGGAAAACCTGACCGGGGAAGAGGTGGAGCGGATCATCAAGGGTGAGGGTCTGCCGGTTCCTTCCGTTCCGGTTGCAGATGCAGCTGCCGCAGGTGAAACACCGACAAGCTGA
- the tilS gene encoding tRNA lysidine(34) synthetase TilS, translating to MNPFRNILSEIAGHTISEQGLLPQGSTVVVAVSGGIDSVVLLDYLVSRTDLGLSLVVAHLNHCLRGEESDGDEAFVRQLAASHGLAIEVDRVDVRQLAAAQRLSLEEAGREERYRFFAGVAKRYGAAAVALAHHRDDQAETVLLRLLRGSGTAGLAAMLPRSTNGDCIRPLLHVGRAEIEAYAREKGLSFRTDSSNSDTGFLRNRVRHSLIPDLETYNPAISRRLADTAALLAADEELLNAVVALRWPTVAHWREGAIALSRAVLLAEVAGMRFRIYRRALAEVKGDLRRIAFCHLQAIDRLLAGGPPNGTLDLPGGIQVTRCYDELFVGRSGKSDGVADYAVTIAGGGCYRLPLGGRIEVSTEATEGQPGRNSILVDLDAVPFPWLVRSFRPGDRLVPVGMSGQRKVKELFIDEKIPRGLRCRIPLVFSGTTLFWVAGLRMAASARPVAADSRIARVELLDFVSDPVILA from the coding sequence ATGAACCCATTTCGCAACATACTGTCCGAGATCGCCGGGCACACAATCAGCGAGCAGGGACTGCTGCCCCAGGGCAGCACGGTTGTTGTCGCCGTCTCCGGGGGGATCGACTCGGTAGTGCTCCTCGATTATCTCGTCTCGCGCACCGATCTGGGGCTGTCGCTCGTGGTTGCCCATCTGAATCACTGTCTGCGTGGTGAGGAATCCGACGGCGATGAGGCGTTCGTGCGCCAGCTTGCCGCCTCTCATGGGCTGGCAATCGAGGTCGACCGCGTTGATGTCCGCCAGCTCGCCGCAGCGCAGAGACTTTCGCTGGAGGAGGCGGGCAGGGAGGAACGCTACCGTTTTTTTGCCGGGGTTGCAAAGCGATATGGTGCTGCGGCCGTTGCCCTGGCGCACCATCGCGACGATCAGGCTGAAACCGTCCTGCTCAGGCTCCTGAGGGGGAGTGGCACGGCAGGGCTTGCCGCCATGCTCCCTCGTTCGACAAATGGGGACTGCATCCGACCACTGCTGCATGTGGGGCGTGCGGAGATCGAGGCCTATGCTCGGGAGAAAGGGCTCTCCTTCAGAACCGACAGCAGCAACAGCGATACCGGTTTTCTTCGCAACCGGGTCCGGCATTCCCTCATCCCCGACCTGGAGACTTACAATCCGGCCATTTCCCGGCGCCTTGCCGATACTGCCGCACTCCTGGCGGCTGACGAAGAGCTGCTGAACGCCGTTGTCGCGCTCCGCTGGCCGACCGTGGCGCATTGGCGGGAGGGAGCCATTGCCCTGTCGCGGGCTGTTCTGCTCGCCGAGGTCGCTGGCATGCGATTCCGCATCTATCGCCGTGCCCTTGCCGAGGTGAAGGGCGACCTGCGGAGGATTGCGTTCTGCCATCTCCAGGCAATCGACCGGCTGCTGGCCGGCGGTCCGCCCAATGGGACGCTCGACCTGCCGGGAGGCATCCAGGTGACGCGCTGCTACGATGAACTCTTCGTCGGCCGGAGCGGGAAGTCGGATGGCGTGGCTGACTATGCAGTCACCATCGCTGGAGGTGGATGCTATCGGCTCCCTCTCGGTGGGCGTATCGAGGTCAGCACGGAAGCGACCGAAGGGCAGCCCGGCCGAAACAGTATCCTCGTCGATCTCGATGCGGTTCCCTTTCCCTGGCTGGTTCGTTCCTTCCGCCCCGGAGATCGTCTGGTCCCGGTCGGGATGTCCGGGCAGCGCAAGGTGAAGGAGCTTTTCATCGATGAAAAGATCCCCCGTGGTTTGCGCTGCAGAATCCCACTGGTTTTCTCCGGAACGACCCTGTTCTGGGTTGCCGGCCTGCGAATGGCTGCTTCCGCTCGTCCAGTTGCAGCAGATTCCCGAATTGCGCGGGTTGAGCTTCTTGATTTTGTATCCGATCCTGTTATCCTTGCCTAA
- a CDS encoding YfdX family protein, with product MRLHSCRNRVMPARHREEERMLKRIVIGIIVFCCSCVLGSMALAAPNVSPRELYREVPDDEESTIIRTSVVAVYHIATARGLLHENRSAAAKEKIDASLVLLKTVSNRLSTGVASQQIQIALKHLEYDTPKDVLGDLPPLFYTLNRIADYVPVDKTQRHLQEAGRYLNEGKKVEALRELKLADDSLAHLDIEAERVIPYLEKAREYVDRQEYGQAERLLKRAESMLQAGIVTMQSPLQHAKKDFWRAYWRYSEGEFNSAREYLARARASLLRAKQSLDVRGKGVVDQLEKNIDHLDAKASEKRVETESLLKATWQRVVALSERSYDYLTANWHEAETTIGSDQDLIEAKLHIADAEIAARTLRDPAGADKALAQAELDLQKVLTSPLTDDKSGKEVQTLIDRISRLRKQLSTGEMGNEQDYEGLRTDISALLRKI from the coding sequence ATGAGACTGCACTCATGCAGGAACCGTGTGATGCCCGCGCGGCACCGAGAGGAGGAGCGTATGCTGAAACGTATCGTGATCGGGATTATCGTCTTCTGCTGTTCTTGCGTCTTGGGCTCAATGGCACTGGCAGCCCCCAATGTCTCGCCGCGCGAACTCTACCGGGAGGTGCCGGACGATGAGGAATCGACCATCATCCGGACTTCGGTCGTGGCCGTGTATCACATTGCAACGGCCCGGGGTCTTCTTCATGAAAATCGCTCAGCTGCAGCCAAGGAAAAGATCGATGCTTCCCTGGTGCTGCTCAAGACCGTCAGCAACCGCTTGAGTACCGGTGTTGCCTCCCAGCAGATACAGATTGCCCTCAAGCATCTCGAATATGACACTCCGAAAGATGTCCTTGGCGACCTGCCGCCACTTTTTTATACCCTCAACCGGATTGCCGACTACGTCCCGGTGGACAAGACGCAACGACATCTGCAGGAGGCCGGGCGTTACCTGAATGAAGGAAAGAAGGTCGAGGCATTGCGCGAATTGAAGCTTGCCGATGATTCGCTGGCACATCTGGACATCGAAGCGGAACGGGTGATTCCGTACCTGGAAAAGGCACGGGAGTATGTGGACAGGCAGGAGTACGGGCAGGCTGAACGGTTGCTCAAGAGAGCAGAATCGATGTTGCAGGCAGGGATCGTTACCATGCAGTCCCCTCTGCAGCATGCGAAAAAAGATTTCTGGCGGGCTTACTGGCGGTATTCCGAGGGAGAGTTCAACAGCGCCAGGGAGTATCTTGCCCGGGCCAGGGCGAGTCTGCTCAGGGCGAAACAGAGTCTTGACGTCAGAGGAAAAGGGGTTGTCGACCAGCTCGAAAAGAATATCGACCATCTCGATGCGAAGGCCTCTGAGAAAAGGGTGGAGACCGAATCTTTGCTGAAGGCAACGTGGCAAAGGGTGGTTGCGCTTTCAGAGCGGTCGTATGATTATCTCACCGCCAATTGGCATGAGGCAGAGACAACCATCGGCAGCGATCAGGACTTGATTGAGGCCAAATTGCACATTGCCGATGCAGAGATTGCCGCCCGGACGTTGCGGGACCCTGCCGGTGCGGACAAAGCCCTGGCTCAGGCAGAACTGGATCTGCAAAAGGTGCTGACGTCTCCATTGACGGACGACAAATCCGGCAAGGAGGTGCAAACGCTGATCGACAGGATTTCCCGGTTGAGAAAGCAGCTTTCCACGGGAGAGATGGGCAATGAGCAGGATTATGAAGGCTTGCGGACAGATATATCGGCATTGCTCAGAAAGATCTAG
- a CDS encoding prolipoprotein diacylglyceryl transferase — translation MTEYAFLALFTLSCLAYVRWGARTLPREQWQFAAALPIAKGADGAWQGINLTWYGLLTANAYLIAVSVLLLLLGGLAVPPSAIVALATIMLLACVPASRIVAGLVEKKAHTFTVGGAVFVGTVLAPWVIMAMNRLGGDAGRQLPPLATLAAFSIAYTFGEGLGRLACLSFGCCYGKPIDACSPAMRRLFAPIALVFSGETKKIAYAGEMAGVAVVPVQLLTSLVHVAGGVAAILLFLQGAFGASFALSITVTQGWRFASELLRADYRGTGLLSAYQVMGIVAIAYSWGAMLFLPDIPARFSLAAGLAIFWSPAIIISLQIIWLSILLYTGLSRVTTAELRFSVRRDRI, via the coding sequence ATGACAGAATACGCTTTTCTCGCACTGTTCACCCTCTCGTGCCTGGCGTATGTCCGGTGGGGAGCGCGGACCCTGCCTCGTGAACAGTGGCAGTTCGCCGCCGCTCTCCCCATTGCCAAGGGTGCCGACGGTGCCTGGCAAGGCATAAACCTCACCTGGTATGGCCTCCTGACGGCCAACGCCTACCTGATTGCCGTGAGCGTGCTGTTGCTGCTCCTGGGGGGGCTGGCAGTGCCACCGTCCGCCATCGTGGCGCTCGCAACGATCATGCTGCTGGCCTGCGTCCCCGCTTCCCGGATAGTGGCAGGGCTGGTCGAGAAAAAGGCCCATACCTTCACGGTGGGTGGGGCGGTCTTTGTCGGCACCGTCCTTGCCCCCTGGGTCATTATGGCCATGAACCGGCTAGGGGGCGATGCCGGCCGGCAGCTGCCGCCGCTCGCCACGCTGGCCGCCTTTTCCATAGCCTATACCTTCGGTGAAGGGCTGGGCCGACTGGCCTGTCTCAGTTTCGGCTGCTGTTACGGCAAACCGATCGATGCCTGCAGTCCGGCGATGCGCCGCCTGTTTGCCCCCATCGCCCTGGTATTCTCCGGGGAGACGAAAAAGATCGCCTATGCAGGGGAGATGGCAGGGGTTGCGGTTGTCCCGGTCCAGCTTCTCACCTCGCTGGTCCATGTCGCCGGTGGCGTGGCTGCCATCCTCCTGTTCCTGCAGGGCGCCTTTGGCGCGAGCTTTGCCCTCTCCATAACTGTTACCCAGGGGTGGCGGTTCGCCTCGGAACTGCTCAGGGCGGATTACCGGGGGACTGGCTTGCTATCCGCCTACCAGGTCATGGGGATTGTGGCGATCGCCTATTCCTGGGGGGCCATGCTGTTTCTGCCGGACATTCCGGCACGTTTTTCCCTGGCCGCCGGCCTGGCCATCTTCTGGTCCCCGGCGATCATCATCAGCCTGCAGATTATCTGGCTGTCGATCCTCCTCTATACCGGCCTGAGCCGTGTCACCACTGCAGAGTTGCGCTTTTCCGTCCGCCGCGACCGGATCTGA
- a CDS encoding phosphatidylserine decarboxylase: MKGRPTGQFPHQYVDRSTGRVQTERLFADRLVHLLYHGVRENAPALFRLLTTERMSEILAFINYDLPFGSGIGGQDAFLRSCGVDLDECVAGPAGLNTPRKVFERQIRFWECRPMPDDPRVAVSPADARCLVGSLEETSDLRIKDKFFSFAELLGYDSPEWLHAFAGGDFAVFRLTPDKYHYNHAPVSGAVVDYYELDGAHHACNPGAVVAEATPYSKNRRVVTIIDSDVRGGTGVGLVAMVEVVALMIGDIVQCCSEEEYRDPVPLRQGMFLSRGQTKSLYRPGSSTDILLFQKGRISFSEDLVRNRFRADVSSRFSLGFGRPLVETDVQVRSLIASAR, from the coding sequence ATGAAAGGCCGGCCGACGGGGCAGTTCCCCCATCAGTATGTCGATCGTAGCACCGGCCGGGTTCAGACCGAGCGGCTCTTCGCGGACAGGCTGGTGCACCTCCTCTACCACGGTGTCAGGGAGAACGCCCCGGCTCTTTTTCGGCTGCTGACCACGGAGCGGATGTCGGAGATCCTGGCATTCATCAACTACGATCTTCCTTTCGGCAGCGGCATTGGCGGCCAGGATGCCTTTCTCCGTTCGTGCGGGGTGGATCTCGACGAATGCGTGGCCGGGCCTGCCGGGTTGAATACGCCGCGCAAGGTGTTCGAACGCCAGATCCGCTTCTGGGAATGTCGTCCCATGCCCGACGACCCGCGCGTGGCGGTCTCTCCGGCCGATGCCCGCTGTCTGGTGGGGTCGCTGGAGGAGACATCCGACCTGCGTATCAAGGACAAGTTCTTCAGTTTTGCGGAGCTTTTGGGTTATGACAGCCCCGAGTGGCTGCACGCCTTTGCCGGCGGGGATTTTGCCGTGTTCCGGCTCACCCCGGACAAGTATCACTACAACCATGCGCCGGTATCGGGAGCCGTGGTGGATTATTACGAACTGGACGGGGCGCACCATGCCTGCAACCCCGGCGCCGTGGTTGCCGAGGCGACACCCTATTCGAAAAACCGGCGGGTGGTGACGATTATCGACAGCGACGTCAGAGGGGGCACCGGTGTCGGTCTGGTTGCCATGGTCGAGGTCGTGGCACTCATGATCGGTGACATCGTCCAGTGTTGCAGCGAGGAGGAGTACCGGGACCCCGTGCCGCTCCGGCAGGGGATGTTCCTCAGCCGGGGCCAGACCAAAAGCCTCTATCGCCCCGGCAGCAGCACGGATATCCTGCTGTTCCAGAAAGGGCGCATCTCGTTCAGCGAAGACCTTGTCCGGAACCGCTTCCGCGCCGACGTCTCCAGCCGCTTCTCCCTCGGTTTCGGCAGGCCCCTGGTGGAGACGGACGTCCAGGTGCGCTCCCTTATCGCATCCGCACGGTAA